One Dialister invisus DSM 15470 genomic region harbors:
- a CDS encoding UDP-N-acetylmuramoyl-L-alanyl-D-glutamate--2,6-diaminopimelate ligase, translating to MKQLIDLLKATPIERMEGNSQVRIIDVTADSRAVETGSLFFCLRGEHVDGHNFANMAAENGAAAIIAEKKIDVASDVTIIYVADTRKAMEDIVPYFFDYPSKKMRMIALTGTNGKTTTTHVISHILHHVGYKTGVIGTVHALIGDKEIPTHNTTPDVIDLQRILYQMLKENVTHVCMEVSSHSLVMGRVIGCEFDTAVFTNLTEDHLDYHKTMDNYAKAKSILFKMVSDKDQIKDGKSAWINSDDPYAAVMSNAISDPDFCQVSTYGFNGNPDLKASDVHFSGKSSSFKIQLGEKRYVIKTKLIGRFNVYNVMAAIGAALSEGVDIKDIQAALSDFVSVAGRFELIEEGQSFSVVVDYAHTPDGLEKILTTAKEIAKGRLITCFGCGGDRDKLKRPIMGRIAANYSDVVVITSDNPRTEDPEEIIREIAAGVQDISQHKSNLLYKTVTDRRAAIQYALSIAHNQDIVLIAGKGHEDYQILKDKTVHFDDREEVRKALRG from the coding sequence GTGAAGCAATTAATTGATTTATTAAAGGCAACTCCTATCGAGAGAATGGAAGGTAATTCCCAAGTTAGAATAATTGATGTAACTGCGGATTCCCGTGCGGTAGAAACAGGAAGTTTATTTTTCTGTTTGCGTGGAGAACACGTAGATGGACATAATTTTGCAAATATGGCGGCTGAAAATGGAGCGGCAGCTATTATTGCGGAAAAGAAAATCGATGTGGCCTCAGATGTTACAATTATCTATGTTGCCGATACACGGAAAGCGATGGAAGATATAGTTCCATATTTTTTTGACTATCCCTCTAAAAAAATGAGAATGATTGCTTTGACGGGAACAAATGGAAAAACTACAACAACCCATGTTATATCCCATATCCTGCATCATGTCGGATATAAAACCGGTGTCATTGGAACGGTGCATGCTTTGATTGGGGATAAAGAGATCCCGACACATAATACAACACCGGATGTTATAGATCTGCAGCGTATTTTGTATCAGATGCTGAAAGAAAATGTAACCCATGTTTGTATGGAAGTATCTTCTCATTCATTAGTTATGGGGCGTGTTATCGGATGTGAGTTTGATACAGCGGTTTTTACAAATCTGACAGAAGATCATTTGGATTATCATAAGACTATGGATAATTATGCCAAGGCAAAATCCATCCTTTTCAAAATGGTTTCTGACAAAGATCAGATTAAAGATGGGAAATCGGCATGGATTAACAGTGATGATCCATATGCAGCCGTAATGAGTAACGCAATTTCAGACCCGGATTTTTGCCAAGTATCAACTTATGGCTTTAATGGTAATCCCGATCTAAAAGCAAGTGATGTTCATTTTAGCGGAAAATCCTCATCGTTCAAAATTCAGCTTGGTGAAAAAAGATACGTTATAAAAACTAAGCTTATCGGCCGTTTCAACGTATATAATGTAATGGCAGCTATTGGTGCAGCTCTGTCAGAAGGTGTGGATATCAAAGACATACAAGCTGCTCTTTCTGATTTCGTATCAGTGGCAGGACGGTTTGAACTTATTGAAGAAGGGCAATCTTTTTCCGTCGTCGTAGATTATGCACATACACCGGATGGGTTGGAAAAAATATTAACAACTGCGAAAGAGATTGCGAAGGGGCGTCTTATAACCTGTTTTGGCTGTGGCGGAGACAGGGACAAATTGAAACGTCCTATTATGGGGCGCATCGCTGCCAATTATTCTGATGTTGTTGTTATTACTAGTGATAATCCAAGAACAGAAGACCCGGAAGAAATTATTAGGGAAATAGCTGCCGGGGTACAGGATATTTCCCAACATAAGAGTAATTTACTTTATAAAACGGTAACTGACAGGCGTGCTGCCATACAGTATGCTCTGTCGATAGCACACAATCAGGATATTGTATTGATTGCGGGTAAAGGGCATGAAGATTATCAGATTTTGAAAGATAAAACGGTTCATTTTGATGATCGTGAAGAAGTAAGGAAGGCATTAAGAGGTTAG
- the rsmH gene encoding 16S rRNA (cytosine(1402)-N(4))-methyltransferase RsmH, which yields MKFSHTTVLQNEMVSHVLTNTNGTYVDCTLGGGGHSLALAEGLSNLGCIIGVDQDGEAIEAAKERLRGAQCKFISVRDNFSNINGILKENGIEKVDGFIFDLGVSSHQLDDGARGFSYMNNGKLDMRMDQRNSLTAYDVINTYTKEHLRNIIRDYGEERWASRIVDFIDRARMRRPISTTEELVHVIKAAIPSAARRDGPHPAKRTFQAIRIEVNNELGILRKAMEDCINHLNKGGRLGVITFHSLEDRIIKNTFRDMSKDCICPSEIPICICNHRRQVRSVGKAIRPSPQEVKENPRARSAVLRVVEKV from the coding sequence ATGAAATTTAGCCACACTACTGTTTTGCAAAATGAGATGGTTAGTCATGTATTGACGAATACAAACGGTACTTATGTGGATTGCACATTGGGCGGTGGAGGCCATTCTTTGGCTCTTGCTGAAGGGCTTTCAAATCTTGGCTGCATAATTGGTGTAGATCAGGATGGGGAGGCTATTGAGGCGGCTAAAGAACGGCTCCGTGGAGCCCAGTGTAAATTTATATCAGTAAGAGACAATTTTTCTAATATCAATGGAATTTTAAAAGAGAATGGAATAGAAAAAGTTGATGGTTTTATTTTTGATTTAGGGGTATCATCGCATCAGTTGGATGATGGAGCCCGTGGATTCTCATATATGAATAATGGAAAACTTGATATGAGAATGGATCAAAGGAACTCGTTGACTGCATATGATGTGATAAATACATATACGAAAGAGCATTTAAGAAATATTATTCGTGATTACGGGGAAGAACGTTGGGCGAGTCGTATTGTTGATTTTATAGATAGAGCCAGGATGCGCAGACCAATCTCTACTACAGAAGAACTTGTCCATGTCATTAAAGCGGCAATCCCTTCTGCGGCAAGAAGAGATGGACCGCATCCAGCGAAAAGGACTTTTCAGGCCATTCGCATTGAAGTAAATAATGAACTTGGTATTTTGCGAAAAGCCATGGAGGATTGCATAAATCACCTGAATAAGGGAGGACGGTTAGGAGTCATCACTTTTCATTCATTGGAAGATCGTATTATCAAAAATACCTTTAGGGACATGTCTAAAGACTGTATTTGTCCGTCGGAAATTCCGATTTGTATATGTAATCACAGAAGACAGGTCAGAAGTGTGGGGAAAGCAATAAGGCCGTCCCCGCAAGAGGTTAAGGAGAATCCAAGAGCACGAAGCGCTGTGCTTCGTGTGGTGGAAAAAGTGTAA
- the gluQRS gene encoding tRNA glutamyl-Q(34) synthetase GluQRS, translated as MGIKTRFAPSPTGYLHLGNVWVAFLNWLWTRQNKGRIILRIEDIDQSRCRADYISAIKEDLSWLGLDWDEEPGHAYAYGEPIQSKRFSIYEGIKKRWEAEDSIYPCFCSRARIHDISSAPHLGENKPIYDGHCRNLSWSERGQTDKEPSWRIRMKKQEISFCDMFCGNQIKTLEEGKDDFIIFRADGAVSYQLAASADDGIMQVTHVFRGNDLLSSTFYQIYLLRKLGYQIPLYGHLPLLVDKYGIRLSKRQGGITIRELRANGKSPGEIIGRMLYWSGAVKTPLSVNARAALINIPFNTCTRLGSAYIVAE; from the coding sequence ATGGGGATAAAAACAAGATTTGCACCAAGTCCAACAGGTTATTTGCATTTGGGAAATGTATGGGTGGCGTTTTTAAACTGGTTATGGACGAGGCAAAATAAAGGGCGAATTATTCTGCGAATAGAGGATATCGATCAAAGCCGGTGCAGGGCAGACTATATCTCAGCAATTAAAGAAGATTTATCTTGGCTGGGGTTAGATTGGGATGAAGAACCCGGGCATGCATATGCATATGGAGAGCCTATACAAAGTAAACGGTTCTCTATATATGAGGGTATTAAGAAGCGGTGGGAAGCTGAAGATTCCATATACCCTTGCTTTTGTTCGCGGGCAAGAATACATGATATATCGTCAGCTCCCCATTTAGGGGAAAACAAACCTATATATGACGGGCATTGTCGAAACTTATCATGGTCAGAACGGGGACAAACCGACAAAGAGCCATCTTGGAGAATCCGCATGAAAAAGCAAGAAATTTCTTTTTGTGATATGTTCTGCGGGAATCAGATAAAGACTTTAGAAGAGGGGAAAGATGATTTTATTATTTTTCGGGCAGATGGTGCCGTATCATATCAATTGGCGGCTTCTGCGGATGACGGGATAATGCAGGTAACTCATGTTTTCAGAGGAAATGATCTATTGTCTTCAACGTTTTATCAAATTTATCTTTTGAGAAAGCTTGGCTATCAAATTCCCTTATACGGACATTTACCTCTGCTGGTAGATAAGTATGGTATACGTTTGTCTAAGAGGCAAGGCGGAATTACCATTCGGGAACTGAGGGCAAACGGGAAGTCACCTGGCGAGATTATAGGTAGGATGTTATACTGGTCTGGCGCAGTGAAAACGCCACTGTCTGTAAATGCGAGGGCGGCTTTGATAAATATTCCGTTTAATACATGTACCAGGCTGGGTAGTGCGTATATCGTAGCAGAATAG
- a CDS encoding insulinase family protein — protein sequence MKWNNGDVVHGFNIMKVDHVEEVNSDVYMMEHIKSGAKLMYLDSADDNKVFYICFRTTPDNSKGTPHIMEHSTLCGSRKFPLKEPFVELAKGSLNTFLNAMTWPDKTMYPVASRNSTDFHNLMDVYLDAVFYPDCLQNPQILMQEGWHYELDKKDGELTYNGVVYNEMKGALSSPDALLNNAAMEKLFPDTTYNVESGGDPDVIPTLSFREFTDFHRRFYHPSNSYIYLYGDMDIENTLKYIDEEYLSAFDRRCVYSEVGTQKAFAKRVITEKNYNIADGENIANKAIHALYAAMTDCMTTKESLAIRILNYVLIDMDGAPLKKALLDAGVGSDVSGAYEDSYKQPVWSIVVTGSEPERQGEFSQIVDHTLRKLALTGLDKKMLTAALNRTEFILRENDYQGRPKGLFYGIRAMDMWLYDRDPIEALRYYDDINGLRKAIETDYFEGLLLKYLIKNSHQVLITMKAKKGIDEKKRIEVAEQLDAYKKSLSENQITDIIEKTRVLKERQASVDSEEALTAIPLLRREDLNREIENDEIENGRIEEIRHFHYDINSNGIVYLNLYFNLEGLSKKDIFYANILTRLLLSMNTVNYEYSELVRQSNAYTGGINFQVGSISNIDSDQKCTPYLIVKGKALVSNADKMVRLLKEVILHTDYTDKIRLREILMEEKANWDMTAFARGHTLCISRLLSYFSETGRYSETTGLSYYYFLSDVVARFDAISDEMISCLQRLAKQIFTRHNLFIHTIGSEEEKTAVNKFLPEMVSEMPEELGPANRETTCSNVVINEAFQTAGKVQYVAKGGNFKRHGFAYTGALRVMETILRYEYLWKKVRVLGGAYGAFTQFMRNGNAVLCSYRDPNLAETLKVYEELPDYLSALVLSEREMTKYVIGTMAAEEIQLTPFMKGERALAYYLTGNTRESRRKIRDEIVNCTIDNIRSLAPLVRSVMNDPYICVMGNEEKIRQNKALFTSILSMPK from the coding sequence ATGAAATGGAATAATGGAGATGTAGTGCATGGATTCAATATTATGAAAGTGGATCATGTTGAAGAGGTAAATTCTGATGTATACATGATGGAGCACATAAAATCCGGTGCAAAATTAATGTATTTAGATTCAGCAGATGATAATAAGGTTTTTTATATCTGTTTCCGCACGACACCGGACAATTCAAAAGGAACGCCGCATATTATGGAACATTCTACTCTTTGTGGCTCAAGAAAGTTCCCTTTAAAAGAACCCTTTGTGGAACTTGCAAAAGGCTCTTTGAATACCTTTTTAAATGCCATGACTTGGCCTGATAAAACTATGTATCCTGTTGCCAGTAGAAATTCTACAGATTTTCATAATCTGATGGATGTGTATTTAGATGCGGTGTTTTATCCGGACTGTTTGCAGAATCCCCAAATACTGATGCAGGAAGGATGGCATTATGAACTTGATAAGAAAGATGGAGAACTTACCTATAATGGGGTTGTTTATAATGAAATGAAGGGAGCACTTTCTTCCCCTGATGCATTATTGAACAACGCTGCGATGGAAAAGCTTTTTCCTGATACGACATACAATGTAGAGTCAGGGGGAGATCCAGACGTTATTCCTACTCTTTCATTCCGTGAGTTTACTGATTTTCATCGTCGTTTTTATCATCCGTCAAACAGCTATATTTATTTATATGGGGATATGGATATAGAAAATACCTTAAAATATATTGATGAAGAGTATTTATCAGCTTTCGATAGACGGTGTGTCTATTCTGAGGTGGGAACACAGAAAGCGTTTGCCAAACGTGTCATAACAGAAAAGAATTACAACATAGCAGATGGAGAGAATATCGCTAATAAAGCGATTCATGCTTTATATGCTGCTATGACGGATTGTATGACAACAAAAGAGTCATTGGCCATTCGGATATTAAATTATGTATTGATTGATATGGATGGCGCTCCGTTAAAAAAAGCTCTCCTTGATGCGGGTGTTGGAAGTGATGTGTCGGGAGCTTACGAGGATAGTTATAAACAGCCGGTCTGGTCTATTGTTGTGACCGGTTCGGAACCTGAACGGCAGGGAGAATTCTCACAAATCGTAGATCATACACTTAGAAAACTTGCGCTTACGGGGCTTGATAAAAAGATGTTGACTGCCGCATTGAATCGTACGGAATTTATTTTAAGAGAAAACGATTATCAGGGGAGGCCTAAAGGCTTGTTTTACGGAATACGGGCTATGGATATGTGGCTATATGACCGTGATCCAATAGAAGCTCTGCGGTATTACGATGATATAAATGGATTAAGGAAAGCTATTGAAACGGATTATTTTGAAGGCCTGCTTCTAAAATATCTTATTAAGAATTCTCATCAGGTATTGATTACCATGAAAGCTAAAAAAGGGATTGATGAAAAGAAAAGAATTGAAGTTGCGGAACAACTGGACGCCTATAAAAAAAGCCTTTCAGAGAATCAGATTACGGATATCATAGAAAAGACACGGGTATTAAAAGAGCGACAGGCATCTGTGGATTCAGAAGAGGCTTTGACTGCTATTCCTCTCCTTCGACGGGAAGATTTAAATCGTGAAATTGAGAATGATGAAATCGAGAATGGCAGAATTGAGGAAATCCGTCATTTTCACTATGACATCAATTCAAACGGTATTGTTTATCTAAATTTATATTTTAATTTAGAAGGATTGTCAAAAAAGGATATCTTTTATGCCAATATATTGACAAGACTGCTATTATCGATGAATACCGTAAATTATGAATATTCTGAATTGGTTAGACAGTCTAATGCGTATACTGGAGGAATTAACTTTCAAGTGGGGTCGATCAGTAATATCGATTCAGATCAAAAATGCACGCCGTATTTAATCGTAAAAGGAAAAGCACTCGTATCTAACGCAGACAAAATGGTTCGACTGCTGAAAGAGGTAATCCTGCATACCGATTATACTGACAAAATTCGGTTAAGAGAGATTTTAATGGAAGAAAAAGCAAATTGGGATATGACAGCGTTTGCCCGCGGACATACTCTTTGTATAAGCCGATTATTATCTTATTTTTCTGAAACAGGTAGATATTCAGAGACGACAGGGTTGTCTTATTATTATTTTTTGAGTGATGTGGTTGCAAGATTTGATGCAATTAGCGATGAAATGATTTCTTGCTTGCAACGGCTGGCAAAACAAATTTTTACACGGCATAATCTTTTTATTCATACAATTGGATCTGAAGAAGAAAAAACGGCAGTCAATAAGTTTTTACCTGAAATGGTTTCAGAAATGCCCGAAGAGCTGGGCCCTGCCAACCGAGAAACGACCTGCTCCAACGTAGTAATAAATGAGGCTTTTCAAACAGCAGGTAAAGTACAGTATGTAGCAAAAGGCGGAAATTTTAAAAGACATGGTTTTGCGTATACTGGAGCACTCCGGGTGATGGAAACTATTCTTCGATATGAGTATTTGTGGAAAAAAGTAAGAGTCCTTGGTGGAGCATATGGAGCGTTTACCCAGTTTATGCGAAATGGTAATGCCGTTTTATGTTCTTACCGTGATCCTAATTTAGCGGAAACTTTAAAAGTTTATGAGGAATTGCCTGACTATTTAAGCGCACTCGTCTTATCTGAACGCGAGATGACCAAGTATGTTATTGGGACGATGGCTGCTGAAGAAATTCAATTGACACCATTTATGAAGGGAGAAAGAGCTTTAGCATACTACCTGACAGGGAATACACGAGAAAGCCGAAGGAAGATAAGGGATGAAATTGTTAACTGTACAATTGACAATATCAGAAGTTTAGCACCGCTTGTCAGAAGTGTGATGAATGATCCTTATATTTGTGTAATGGGAAACGAAGAAAAAATAAGACAAAATAAAGCGCTATTCACATCTATTCTGTCTATGCCGAAGTGA
- the mraZ gene encoding division/cell wall cluster transcriptional repressor MraZ — protein sequence MFMSEYSHSIDSKGRMILPAKFREELGDHFVLAPGLDSCLCIYTMEHWNNLISKFEQMSATHQNVRKVKRYLIGKGSEMECDKQGRILIPAHLRKLADLKKNARIIGAGSTIEIWDPELLDRDLNEEESITDLAESLELPLNF from the coding sequence ATGTTTATGTCAGAATATTCGCACAGTATAGATTCGAAAGGGCGGATGATTCTTCCTGCCAAATTCCGCGAAGAATTGGGGGATCATTTCGTTTTAGCTCCAGGGTTGGATTCCTGTCTCTGCATCTATACGATGGAACATTGGAATAATCTTATTTCTAAGTTTGAGCAAATGTCGGCAACACATCAAAATGTAAGAAAGGTAAAAAGATATCTGATTGGAAAAGGAAGTGAAATGGAGTGCGATAAGCAGGGGCGGATATTGATTCCTGCACATTTAAGGAAACTTGCTGATTTAAAAAAAAATGCAAGAATTATCGGTGCGGGAAGCACGATTGAAATATGGGATCCTGAGCTTCTTGATCGGGATTTAAATGAAGAAGAATCTATTACCGATTTGGCGGAATCGTTAGAACTTCCTCTGAATTTCTGA
- a CDS encoding UDP-N-acetylmuramoyl-tripeptide--D-alanyl-D-alanine ligase, giving the protein MASFTLGEILKAVSGVLLQQGSHEYCTGVNTDTRTISPGELFIALQGNTFDGHHFLNDACINGASMVIISERSSFKAVPRTVSVILVKNTQTALEALAHFYRMKFDIPVVAVTGSNGKTTTKNMIAALVASKLNVCATQKNFNNEIGLSLTLLSMTPETEACVVEMGMRGLGQIAELCRIAAPTIGVVTNVGTSHIGILGSQENIAKAKGELIESLPDKGIAILNEDDPYVIRMGDTFSGNIIGYGVNGNYTVHGSRIQYENNCTKYVCTCFDEAFKVKLNMLGIHNVYNALAATATARVLGIDVNRIQKALSEFLPGAQRQFFTEINGVTVIDDSYNANPLSMEMAFHAMRQVNGKHYFLVLGDMGELGEKEEQFHYELGKIAANIGFDGMITVGKLSRHIAMGARDAGKTNIMECTTCEDAWQRLQKMIQSGDVVLVKGSRYMHMETILELWRKSLN; this is encoded by the coding sequence ATGGCATCATTTACGCTGGGGGAAATTTTAAAGGCAGTTAGTGGTGTTTTACTGCAGCAGGGGAGCCATGAATATTGTACAGGGGTAAATACTGATACACGCACTATTTCTCCCGGAGAACTTTTTATTGCTTTGCAAGGGAATACATTTGACGGACATCATTTTTTAAATGATGCATGTATTAACGGTGCATCAATGGTCATTATTTCCGAAAGATCTTCTTTTAAGGCTGTTCCTCGAACAGTTTCCGTTATCCTGGTAAAAAATACCCAAACAGCCCTGGAAGCATTAGCACATTTCTATCGGATGAAGTTTGATATTCCAGTGGTGGCGGTAACGGGATCTAATGGAAAAACGACGACAAAAAATATGATTGCGGCTTTAGTTGCTTCCAAATTGAATGTATGTGCAACGCAGAAAAATTTTAATAATGAAATTGGACTTTCGTTGACTCTTTTATCCATGACGCCGGAAACAGAAGCGTGCGTGGTGGAAATGGGAATGAGAGGTCTTGGGCAAATTGCAGAACTGTGTCGAATTGCAGCGCCTACTATCGGTGTTGTAACAAATGTAGGGACTTCGCATATAGGAATTTTAGGGAGTCAGGAGAATATCGCGAAGGCGAAGGGAGAGCTAATTGAATCACTACCTGATAAGGGGATTGCCATATTAAATGAAGATGATCCTTATGTAATTAGAATGGGCGATACTTTTAGCGGAAATATAATAGGGTATGGAGTAAATGGGAATTATACTGTCCATGGGAGTAGAATTCAATATGAAAATAATTGTACCAAATATGTTTGTACCTGCTTTGATGAGGCATTTAAAGTTAAGCTGAATATGCTAGGTATTCATAATGTATATAATGCATTGGCGGCTACGGCAACGGCAAGAGTGCTTGGGATTGATGTAAATCGTATTCAAAAAGCACTTTCTGAGTTTTTACCTGGAGCGCAAAGACAGTTTTTCACAGAGATTAATGGCGTAACTGTGATTGATGACTCTTATAATGCCAATCCATTATCAATGGAGATGGCTTTTCATGCTATGCGTCAGGTCAATGGAAAGCATTATTTCCTTGTGTTAGGGGATATGGGAGAGTTGGGGGAAAAAGAGGAACAATTTCATTATGAACTGGGGAAAATAGCCGCAAATATAGGGTTTGACGGAATGATTACGGTGGGGAAGCTTAGCCGCCATATAGCTATGGGGGCTCGCGATGCGGGAAAAACGAACATCATGGAATGCACAACTTGTGAGGATGCTTGGCAGAGATTACAAAAGATGATCCAGTCTGGAGATGTTGTTTTAGTCAAAGGATCCCGTTACATGCATATGGAAACGATACTGGAACTTTGGAGGAAATCTTTAAATTAA
- a CDS encoding cell division protein FtsL produces the protein MTSQNVNMMNYISENVAVAGQSGVIERRNFYQVFISLSLLFIPVLALYFFSGMNAQQEYKMQVLRSEVISIAKENATLQLDVAKLEAPARIQNIAETQLGMQVATSAIYGRMETEGGKQKIRD, from the coding sequence ATGACATCACAGAATGTGAATATGATGAATTATATATCTGAAAACGTAGCAGTAGCAGGACAAAGTGGCGTCATTGAACGCAGGAACTTTTATCAAGTATTTATAAGCCTTTCCTTATTATTTATTCCTGTGTTGGCATTGTATTTTTTTTCGGGAATGAATGCACAGCAAGAATATAAAATGCAAGTTCTTCGTTCTGAAGTAATTTCTATTGCAAAAGAAAATGCAACTTTACAGCTGGATGTTGCCAAGCTTGAAGCACCGGCAAGAATCCAAAATATTGCGGAAACACAACTTGGTATGCAAGTTGCTACAAGTGCTATTTATGGACGTATGGAGACAGAAGGCGGAAAGCAGAAAATAAGAGATTGA